The following coding sequences are from one Musa acuminata AAA Group cultivar baxijiao chromosome BXJ2-4, Cavendish_Baxijiao_AAA, whole genome shotgun sequence window:
- the LOC135611046 gene encoding uncharacterized protein At4g15970-like, with the protein MSSMAFSDFATAGLELRFLARRGLDPIVVFVTAAVSCALLYYTLMTSSLRWPLSSPMGVAVDAAEPADQLEMILRAADMGNKTVILTTLNDAWAEPGSILDLFLESFRIGNGTSQLLNHMVFITMDQKAHERCLSMRGHCFDLNTKGANLSEQKDYNTPDYLNMMWQRLDFQRQVLEKGYNFIATDTDILWFRNPLPRFYAEGDFQVSCDRFFGNATDLENWPSNGFNYVKSNNRTIPFFKYWYSARTKHPNDHDQAVFNYIKHDAFLRELGLTIRFLDTKYINGLCEIRSRDWNAICTMHANCRVGLSSKLSEMRGMLDQWRKYMSNKH; encoded by the exons CGCAGGGGGCTCGACCCGATCGTTGTCTTCGTCACCGCTGCCGTCTCCTGCGCTCTCCTCTACTACACTCTCATGACGTCTTCCCTCCGTTGGCCTCTCAGCTCTCCCATGGGCGTGGCCGTCGATGCCGCCGAACCCGCAGACCAATTG GAGATGATTCTGAGGGCAGCAGACATGGGGAACAAGACGGTGATACTGACCACCTTGAATGATGCATGGGCCGAACCTGGATCGATTTTGGATCTGTTCCTCGAGAGCTTCCGCATCGGCAACGGGACAAGCCAGCTTCTGAACCACATGGTGTTCATCACCATGGACCAGAAGGCGCACGAGCGTTGCCTGTCGATGCGTGGCCATTGCTTCGATCTCAACACCAAGGGCGCCAACTTGTCCGAGCAGAAGGACTACAATACTCCCGACTACTTGAATATGATGTGGCAAAGGTTGGATTTCCAACGCCAAGTTCTCGAGAAAGGATACAACTTCATAGCCACG GACACAGACATATTGTGGTTTCGGAATCCTTTACCACGCTTCTACGCGGAGGGGGACTTCCAGGTATCCTGTGACAGGTTCTTCGGCAACGCCACTGATCTGGAGAACTGGCCTAGCAATGGATTTAACTACGTGAAGTCCAACAATAGAACCATACCATTCTTCAAGTACTGGTACTCAGCAAGGACAAAACATCCTAACGATCATGATCAGGCTGTGTTCAACTACATCAAGCACGACGCGTTCCTCAGGGAATTAGGGTTGACGATTAGGTTCTTGGACACCAAGTACATTAATGGGCTCTGTGAGATACGAAGCAGAGATTGGAATGCCATTTGTACGATGCATGCAAACTGTCGTGTTGGTTTAAGCAGTAAGCTAAGTGAAATGAGAGGTATGCTTGATCAGTGGAGGAAATATATGTCCAACAAACACTGA